The Loxodonta africana isolate mLoxAfr1 chromosome 18, mLoxAfr1.hap2, whole genome shotgun sequence genome includes the window GAAGATTTTAAAGGAATTCGGTCTAAGTGACTGAGAGTTGGAAATTGCTGGGCTTGCTGATCTTTCCTTGTAAATGATAAGATTTTGCTTTTTTACTGACTTGCTTTAAGAAGCCCCTTTTCTATTTCAGCAGTTGGAATTGATCACACCTTTTCAGTTGTACTTCAATCCTGAATTAATCTTTAAGCATTTTCAAGTAAGTGGTCCATCACAATCATGATTATTGTTTTAGTTTCCTAAtttgtttttcttactttttaGTAGCAAGTCCTGCCATATACTGTCTCAAAAAACAGTCCAGTGGGAACCTTTGAATTAGAAATCTTATTGTGTGTCTGGGGCGGGGGGTGGTATGACACAATAGTCTGCAGCTTCACTGGACTTTGGAATCACTTAGGGATCTTTTCAGAGATTCTTAAACTCCTTATCGTGTACAAATCAGAATCACCAAGGGTGGGAATTAAGAATCTGTGCGGTTTTGATGTGTCCGTTTCCTTTTTTGGGGAATCACTGATTTGGAGTTAGTGTTGTAGTTTGAAAGGAGACTGACCACCCACCCAGACGAGGTCTCACAGATTGTCGACGTAACCTAGGCACACTCACCGCCTTGGTGTTATCACCACATCCAGTTCAGGAATTCGGTTCTGTTAGTGCTTTCGAATTAATCCATCTTTTAGGGATTGGATCATGCTAGTGAAACTCCAAAAGACTAACTTCTAAAAGAGCACGCCCGGTTTATCAGATTACAGTGGAGGAGAGTATCTTCCTGTTCTAGGGCGATTATACAGGCTATCGGTGCAGCAGGGAGGGACAGGACCAAAAAGGGAGTGCTTCTGCCTTTACAGCTGCTCCACCTGTTTCAGATGTGTGTTACTCACTTTTGACCCCTTTTACTTGCATTTCAAGGCTCAGCTTCTGTGTAGCCGTCTCTGATTCGTCCTCCTCTGTGTCCCTAGGGTGTCTAAATCCTTTTAGAGCAGCTCTCACCCTCTACTTGCACTTATTTATATGCTTATCTCCTCCCCGTGATGAGGGCTCTCAAATCCtggctgcagtcactgtgtagaACTGAACTGTGCCAACTCTGATAGTTAATAATTCTCAAGGACTTAACGTGTGAAGCAGTCATGTGGTCTCATGTCACCCACCTTCTTCCTTCCATACTCACATAGGCTTTTTCTGGGAGCTGTAACTCCATCCAAACATTGCTTCCTCACAGCTTGCTTAGGTTGGCTTTGCCTGGGGTTAAACCCTTGATCCCACCTTGTATCTGTATTTGGGGTTGGAAGTTCTGGGTTTGAGTTCAGAGTCTGGCACCTACAAGCTCTTTTAAAGTTACCCAAGTCTctgagtttcctcatcagtaaaatcgGAATGGTAGTACTGGCCTGTTTGTCTCACAGAATCCTTAAGATTATCAGATGAGATCGTAGACTctgttaaaacatttaaaaatatttagtgttttactttttattatcgCTGGTGTGGGTGAGTTGGGTGGGGAAGGTGTGTTAGGATTTCCATCCTGTTGGGACCTGTAGCAGGCCCtagaggaaagagtagaactgccctatagggtttccaaggaacagctggtgaatttgaactgctgaccttctggttagcagccaaatcacttcactgctgtgccaccagggtttatatgaAAATGAGTATCCCATTATTAGAGCATTAGTGTTTTAGGAAGTTTGCTGTTTGTTCAGACCAGAACTTCAGTATTTGCCTTAAAATTACCCTTTTCTCTGGACATTTCTGACTGCCTAGTAGAAACATTTCGTGGCAGTTTACATTAGATCCCTGGGGTTTTTCTCTGGTATTTCAAGGCTACTCGTTAGATTGCGATACTACCCATATAAAAGGATTGTTTTCTATTCTGCAAATTAAACCTGGTCTTCCCAGCAGATTTTTTCCATGTTTTGGCTGACTATACGATatggttttattgttttgttgttttttagtcttgaattttttattttttctttattgtactttaaatgaaggtttacagagtaaactagtttctcatcaaatattgttttttaAAGACACATCACAATTTCAAATTATCTGTCCCATTTTCCTTATTACTTTCAAGGTCCAAATTATATCTTTCATTGTATGTCTTAGTTTTTGGttgatgtcttagtttcttagtattGCTCttcagggtcagtatgagttggaatcaactcgactgcaacggggttgtttttttttttttttttttttggctctaacAAAAATGCCAGAAGTgaaaggctttaacaaacaagagtttattttgtcagtttagggggctagaagtctgaattcagggcactggctgtaggggaaggctttcttgtctctcttcagcttccgttccttggcgatcttcatatagcatctgtcttccttgcctctgtgcctgatctgctctttttatatctcggAAGtatggtttaagacacaccctacactgatgacctcattaacataacatggAAAACACTATTCCTACATGGGGTTACATTCACAGGCTTATAGAGTTTAGAACTTCCAGcgttttggaggacacaattcaattcctaGTAGTTTAAAATATGGTATTACCATATTTATAGCTTTTGAGCAATCATAGTATGTCTCTTCTGTCTTAATATGAAAGTTTCCTggtaacatattttatttaatctctcttttttttttttttaacagatatgGCGATTAATCACCAATTTCTTATTTTTCGGGCCAGTTGGATTCAATTTTTTATTTAACATGATTTttctgtatcctttttttttactaagtgAAGTCAGTGTTAAAACTTTAGGTTTACTTGGGAAATACAATATTAAGGTAAAACTATTAATCCTGTTAACTTATCTTGCTACTATCTTAGCTGTAATGTCTCCTGCATAATAGTATACAGATTAGTTGGTCAGATGGGAATGTTTTGAGGGTATTTGTAGGTCACTGTTCAAATGAAAggtatttaatgaaaaaaaaaaaaaaaagaatggtatcATTTCTGCGCTTAGGTAGCTTATAAATCTGGTCAGGGGAAGGGAGAAGCTATTTAATAACAAAATAACACCAGTGGATACAAAGCGATGAAACACAATCTGATTACAGGCGGTCCCTGGGTTAGAACGAGATTAGTTAGCTCCTAAGTGTGtttttaagtcgaatttgtaggtaagtcagaacaggtacatatggttcttatttagccttttagcttgaaggcttttcagtgatttaaaagctgcaagtGAAGGTCGTTGCGATGAAGAATTGGTTGCAGTAGGGGTTCAGTCGTTTCAgtgtgagggcaaatttacataacattaaagggcaagtgtgAGTTGTCCATAAATCAGAAGTGGGTTGGAtgttcgtaacctggggacttCCTGTACCATGATAATTCAGTTAGCAGGGCTCTGGCATGGGGCTGGGAGAGGGTCCCTGAGGGATGGGGAACTTGGGTCTCCTTGGATCTTGGTTGCTGGTTCTCTTGGCTGAAAAGACAGTACCACCATATCATCTGCTGGGCTGACCATGTTTGGATTTGCCGAAAGGGAGAGCTCTGGTCACATGGGAATTGGGGCCAGTGAGCAGGGCACTTCttcaccccctcccccccccccccgccccccgggtTCAGAGAGCTGGGGACTTACAGCTTAACTCATCTGCAGTGGACAGAGAGCCCTGGAGGCCTGATGGGATTCCCGCCCTGGGATGGATTCTCTTGTTTCCTATATGGTATCTCATTCTGGTATGTTtctaataagttttttttttaatcataatgcATTTTTATTGAGTAAGGTGTAGAAATGCTTAACCTACCTGTCCTGGAGAAGTAGCTTATCACACAAGGCTTCTTAATGGGGATTTCTTCGAAATTAGATTATGgagaaagcaaggatggtgaggattAGGGTGTGGCTGAGCATGGGGAAGAGGATACAAGTTTGGAAAGCTTTGATAGGTGACCAGAAGCATGCTTATGCAGCATCTGGGACCGGTTTTGGAAAATATGGTACTGCTCTTGCCCTTGCCTCAAATGCCTGGTAAAGAAGGGTAATCAGACCACCACTCACACATGCGTATGGAAGTGAAGGTTCGACTTCTTCTAACGTTGAGTCCGAGTGTACCTAAGTGATGCATTAagttttactttcttcatatttgtGTGTTTAACATTTTCTTAACTTGGAAACGAAGATACCGTTACTGTCGAATGCTAGAAGAAGGCTCTTTCCGAGGTCGGACAGCAGACTTTGTATTTATGTTCCTTTTTGGTGGATTCTTAATGACTGTATCCTTCAACAAATAGAACAAATACAGGAAAATGTTAAAGAACACCCTCTCCCTAAGGTTTTTCATCTGTCTCCTGCAATTCACTAAATATTCTGAACAAACACAGATGTTAGCCTCAGGGTACTACTGTTAGTTTTGCATCATACTTTATGTGACAACTTCTTCCAAGCCTAGAGGTTGGACAGAATGTCTTTCCACTGTGAACAAGTCGTAGGAACCTTTAATTCAGATGGATTATCATTAAACATCTTAGTTATAGCATTGTTGATGGATGTACTTTCAAACTAAGTTGGTAAAACATTTATTTGGTCACCATCGAAACTAATAAatcgttttttaaaaaattgatttgtGTGATAGACTTGGACATAGTCCTGCCTGACAGGATGGCTTTGCCGCAGCTGGCTTTACTCACCTCTGATAAAGTACTGGTGGTAAGCGAGCTGTGATGTAACCCTTggccagagaatgaacacattCTGCAAAGAGGCCAGAGCTTCACAGCCAGAGCGGAGGGTTAGTCTGAGATAGCTACAGTCCAGATGATTTGGCTGAGCAGGTTTATGCCTGATGGCTCTAGGTAGTTATTTTTATGCCTTTGATTCTAAAGATGTAACTACTGCTTAACTTTGCCAGTTTAAACTTCCGGTAGAACAAAATCCCGAATTCTCTTTCCCAGTATTCCCTGTTAAACTTGTAATGTTGATATTTTCCTTAATGCCACCTGCTAGCTTTTTGGATTGTTTGTGAGTTTAGTTTTCCTGGGTCAGGCCTTTACAATAATGCTTGTCTACGTGTGGAGCCGAAGGAACCCCTACGTCCGCATGAACTTCTTCGGCCTGCTCAACTTCCAGGCCCCCTTTCTGCCCTGGGTGCTCATGGGCTTTTCCTTGTTATTAGGGAACTCCATCATCGTGGACCTCTTGGGTAAGAGCCTTATCACtactttttctattatttttacatttatttggtAGCAATTTTTCATGTTCATTCTGTTTGACCTTCATGTATAACTGCTGTAGGACTATTTGACAGCCGTGTGCTGAAAGACTACGATATTAGTACTTTAAGCTCTTAGTCATTATTCTGATACTCATCTTAAATATAAGCAACTTGGGTTGGCAGGTCCACCCTTAATATAAATTTCAACCTTCTCTCTTGTCCTTTATTTCTGGTTGACTCTAGGTATTGCAGTTGgacacatatattttttcttgGAAGATGTATTTCCCAATCAGCCTGGTGGAATAAGAATTCTGAAAACACCATCTGTTCTGTGAGTATTTAATACTAGGTTACATGTTCTTGCAAATAAACCAGGACAGCATCCGTGGCCTGTTTTCTTGGGAGTCCCGTAGCTCCTGGCACATGGAAACCAGTTTAGTGAGTATTTGCGAACTGAGCAATGGGCTGCAGTTGTGGAGCCCTTGGTCTGGGGAAAAGCAGACAGTGTGAGGGTTGTAGCAGAAGCGAGGGATAACAGGCTTAGGATGTTATAGGGGTGACCTGGTAGTTGTTGTCCCAGATGACCACTAGAACCTTCTGTCCCAAGGAGGAGCTCGATGCTTTTGTGAGAGCTGCTGTCCAAGTTTAGAGAGGTGAGATGGCAAAACTGTGATGAACGGAACATTCCTAATGGTGGAATTTCTGGCCTTCCGACCAAGTGGTAGAGATAAGCAATGAAGTAGAGTGGAAATAGCTTTGGACTAGAAACCAAGTGTAACTCCTCCGCTCACCAGCCAAGGGATTTTGAGCAAGTCCCTTCTCCTTTATTGCACCTCAGTTTTGTGAGGTAGGGCTTTGCTTTCTCAGACTTCTTTCTACTCTGAAATTTTGTGTCCTTAGGAAATAATACATCAAAAAGGGCTCATttaatgaataaaaaatgagCTTGTAATTATAAAATGTTGTAGAATAGTTACcagcactcatctgtcagtttgtcctacagtggcagcttgcatgttgctgagatgctggaagctatgccaccggtatttcagataccagcagggtcacccatggtggacaggtttcagcggaccttcaagactaacacagactaggaagaaagacctggcggtctacttctaaaaaaaaattggccagtgaaaaccttatgaatagcagtgggacgtcgtctgatacagtgcaggaagatgagcccctctgtAACAGGGgcctcaaacatggcaatgattgtgaggatggcccaggaccgggcagtgtttcgttctgttgtacataggtcgctatgaatcggaacggacctgacagcacctaacaacaacaaataacaagttagttaaaaaaaaaaaaaaaagacaaataaaatcaTCCACAACCCCACCTCTTAGATATTAACACCGGTTATCATTGTTAAAGTTTTGAAATGTATTGTTCAGTCTTTTACTATCcatgtacttttaaaaaatcttatttcATAACGTTTTTAACTTAATATGTTGTAATTTTTCCATCATAAATTTCCTATAGAATTGTACCAGCTCATGATATTCCGTGGTATGAATGTAGCATAATTTTATTAACCCCCTATTGGTGGACATTGACGTTAGTTTCTGCTTTTCCCTTGTATAATGGGAGTGGCAAACATCCTTGTAGCTAAATCTATACACACATCCATGATTATTTTCAAGGGATCAGTTCTAAGAAGTGGAGTTGTTACTTTGTTTATTGCGAGATTGCACAAATATGCAAGTTTACATCTCCTTCAGCAACGTGTAAGTGtccatttccccacatcctcatcaGATCGGGGAggtgttttatttaacctttgCCAGTTTAGTAGTTgttagatggtatctcattgttttttatgaaaaggtttacacacacacacagtctttaatggttatgagcggggagaggtatggggaagagaaatcattaactagacagtaagcaagtgttaactttgatgaagagaaagacaacacaaaatacaggtgAAGTcggcacaacctgaccaaggaaAAGTCATAgacgcttcctagacacatccaaagacTTTGAGGGACtcagttactggggctgagggtggggactatggtctcaggggacatctaggtcaactggcataccatagttcataaagaaaatgttctgtatcctactttggtgagtagcatctggggtcttaaaagcttctgagcagccatctaaagtaCACCTATCAGTCCCCGTCCTGTCcaaagcaaaggagaacgaagaaaaccaaagacaaggaaaatatttgtccaaaggactaatagacctccaccagtctgagcccagaagagctagatggtgcccagctaccaccaccaaaagTTCTcgcggggatcacaatagagggtcccagacagagctggagagaaatttagaacaaaattcaaattcgtaAAAatagagcagacttactggtctgacagagactggaggaacccctgagactatggcccctggataccctgctaactcagaactaaagccagtCCCgaaatccacctttcagccaaaaattagccaggcctataaaacaaacagcagcacacatgaggaacgtgcttctgtgttcagtcaagtatacgagaccaaatgggcaaaggtgagaaggcaggaagagacaggaaaactgggcaaatggacatgggaacctggggtggaaggggaaaaggggagagtgctgacgcattgcagggattgcagccaaggccacaaaacaatttgtgtataaatttttgaatgagaaactaatttgcctttaaacttccacctaaagcacagtgaaattaaaaaaaaaaaatttttttttttttttttttgggggagggaaCAGTTTCAGGCTTACAAAAGATGGCAAGTATAGCACAAAAgacttgttttctttatttgtttgaaAGTAAATTCTCAACCTGATGCCCCATCATGCCCTTTACATTTTCTACAAACAAGGACATTCTTCTACATGACCGTaatcaaaatcaggaaatcagCGTTCGTCCTCGGACTGGCTTCCAGTATTAGCCATCGTCCTGATGTTCTTTACAGCTGAAGAATCTAGCTCATATCCAGGCTTTTCGTTTGGCTATAATGTCTCCTTAGCCTACATTGGAACGGCCTTTCCTTGGCTTTTCTGACATTGTGATTTTTTAAGATTATAGGCCCAATTTGTAGACTTGCCTCTCAATTTGGGTATATTTCTTGTGTCTTCACTATGAGAATGTCACAGAAgcgatgctgtgttcttctaaTTACAGCCCTATTGACACAGGACTTTGATTTGTCGTATTTGTCAGAGTGGAGAGAATCACTTGGATTGCTTGGCTGAGGTGTTTGTTGGGGCTCTCCATtgtaaagttactctttttcCTTCGTAATTAAATTTCATGGGAAGGTATTTTGAGACTTGGAAGTACCCCTTTCTGTATAAAATTTCAACTCATTTTTATCTGTAGTGATTCAGGGTTTCGTATTTATTCATGGATTGTAATCCCCTTCAAACTGTCCTCTAGTCCTTTTCAACATGTCCCTgtcgttttttttgtttgtttttttgagcgTTTCCTTACTTTTCTGACATAATATGTTTCAGGCTTGTCTTGCGTTTTCCTTGATCCAGTCACTATTTGTCCGAGGAAACCTGGTTCCTTTTAGTGGAGAGTGACATTTAGAAGTCGAGATCTGTGTACTAGATTTGCTGGTTGCTCTTGCACTGTTCCCAGGTTCTCTCAGTAAAGAGAACGGGAATTATGTGAATGTGTGTCCATATTTTAGATCTATATATCCTAAAAACACAAATCTAGACACATCCTCCCAGGTCTAGGACAACCCCACCATGACTTagtctagttttttttctttctttctttctatattttttcctCCAGTATGCGATTAATGAAAAATGTCACACTTACAAGAAAAGTGGAAGAAATTGTACAATGAACATGTTTACCTACCATGTAGATTCTAACATTTTTACTGTGTCTTGGTATTGGCTGTTTCTCCATCTTCCCATTGCAGTACATTTAATTCTCTATTAAACATTTCAGCATGCTTATAATCAACTATAATTCAGtgtttatgtacaacaaaatgcaCAAATCTGAGGCATGCGATTTAATGAGTCTTAGTAAATGCATATATACCTGTGTAACCCAAGGGGACCCTGATAGCGTGGTAGTAAAAGCTagtaaaagctacggctgctaaacagaaggtcagcagttcaaatctaccaggtgctccttggaaaccacatggggtagttctactgtgtcctatagtgttgctattagtcggaactgaaagcagtgttttttgttttttccgaGTTTTTTTTATGTAACCTGAATGCCTATCAAGATAAAATTACCATCACCCAAGAAAGTTGCCAGATTTCCTTTCCCTGTCAGTCCTTGCCCCAACAAGCAATCACTATTCTAGTTTTGTTCCCCCGTAGGTGTGTTTTGCGTGTTCCATAACTTCATGCGTGGagtcatacagtatgtactcttgTAAAGGTTTCTGTCACTCGGTGTAATGTTTGCGAAATTCATCCACATTGTTGCATGTATCCAccgtttgttcctttttattactgagtaatattgcattgtgtgaatattgaCGTATCTTTTCCCATATTTCTGTGTTCTCACTGACAGTAAGAAATCTGGCTCCTATTatctttaatatatttatttatttaattatccacccccccccccccccttatGTAACCAGTGTCCCATCTCTGCCAATCCTCCGCCATGTGAAGGCCTTGCTCACCTGGCTCAGCCTCAGCTGCTGCCCTTCTCTGGGGGTTCTCCTCACCTTCCTCCGGCTCTGACACCACATCCCTGGCCAGGCCACCTCCACGTATGGATGCCCCGATTGGACTCTGACTCCCTGTGCCAGGCTGGCCCCCTGTCCCTTCCTTCTCAGGCTCTGGCATTCTGCTCAGGGccacctctgcctccctcccctgcACGCACACTGCCCCACCTAATGACTTCACAAGTGAAGTGTTTCAGAAGGGGTCTTGGGTTTTATATGCCgtcttagtttcctggtgctTCTTTAACAGATATACgaccagtgggtggctttaaagaatagaaatttgttttctcacagctctggaggctaaagtccaaattagggtctcAGCAGTGTTAAtcccttccttgttggtagccttgggtgttccttggttccttggtgatacttaatggcatctgtcttcccctgaaTGTGCTTGTGTGTCTCTCTTTATAGGGCTCAAAAGTGGTTACGTTTAGGATCCACTCTACACGGGTAGGACCCCAACGGATTGATTGCATTTTGGGAGGTGATTAATTAATTAGGTCAGATTACACCTCaggtatagggttttttttttcataggggttaggatttaatccataacacatgcTTTCCTTTGATTATGAAAACGAA containing:
- the DERL2 gene encoding derlin-2 isoform X1, which gives rise to MAYQSLRLEYLQIPPVSRAYTTACVLTTAAVQLELITPFQLYFNPELIFKHFQIWRLITNFLFFGPVGFNFLFNMIFLYRYCRMLEEGSFRGRTADFVFMFLFGGFLMTLFGLFVSLVFLGQAFTIMLVYVWSRRNPYVRMNFFGLLNFQAPFLPWVLMGFSLLLGNSIIVDLLGIAVGHIYFFLEDVFPNQPGGIRILKTPSVLKAIFDTPDEDPNYNPLPEDRPGGFAWGEGQRLGG
- the DERL2 gene encoding derlin-2 isoform X3, which produces MAYQSLRLEYLQIPPVSRAYTTACVLTTAAVQLELITPFQLYFNPELIFKHFQVLQLDTYIFSWKMYFPISLVE
- the DERL2 gene encoding derlin-2 isoform X2; translated protein: MAYQSLRLEYLQIPPVSRAYTTACVLTTAAVLELITPFQLYFNPELIFKHFQIWRLITNFLFFGPVGFNFLFNMIFLYRYCRMLEEGSFRGRTADFVFMFLFGGFLMTLFGLFVSLVFLGQAFTIMLVYVWSRRNPYVRMNFFGLLNFQAPFLPWVLMGFSLLLGNSIIVDLLGIAVGHIYFFLEDVFPNQPGGIRILKTPSVLKAIFDTPDEDPNYNPLPEDRPGGFAWGEGQRLGG